A single Mangrovimonas sp. YM274 DNA region contains:
- a CDS encoding deoxynucleoside kinase: protein MHFAVAGNIGAGKTTLTKLLAKHFHWEPQLEDVVDNPYLDDFYNQMERWSFNLQVYFLNSRFRQVLQIRESGKDIIQDRTIYEDAHIFAPNLHAMGLMTNRDYENYRSLFDLMESLVQGPDLLIYLRSSIPNLVSQIHNRGRDYESSISIDYLSRLNERYEAWIHGYDKGNLLIIDVDQLDFVSKPEDLGEVINRIDAEINGLF from the coding sequence ATGCACTTTGCTGTAGCAGGAAACATTGGCGCAGGAAAAACAACGCTTACAAAATTACTCGCCAAACACTTTCATTGGGAGCCTCAACTTGAGGATGTTGTAGACAACCCTTATTTAGACGATTTTTACAACCAAATGGAACGTTGGAGTTTTAACCTTCAGGTATACTTCTTGAATAGCCGGTTCCGACAAGTACTTCAAATTAGAGAAAGCGGCAAGGATATTATTCAGGATAGAACCATCTATGAAGATGCGCATATTTTTGCTCCCAACCTTCATGCCATGGGATTAATGACAAATAGAGATTATGAAAATTACCGCTCTCTTTTTGATCTTATGGAATCCTTGGTACAAGGTCCAGACCTTCTTATCTACCTTCGTAGTTCCATCCCAAATTTGGTATCTCAAATACACAATAGAGGGAGAGATTACGAAAGCTCCATTAGTATCGACTATTTAAGCAGGTTGAATGAGCGCTATGAAGCATGGATTCACGGCTATGACAAAGGCAACCTTTTGATTATTGACGTAGACCAATTGGATTTTGTGTCAAAACCAGAAGATCTTGGAGAAGTCATAAATAGAATCGACGCCGAAATTAATGGTCTTTTTTAA
- a CDS encoding response regulator transcription factor — MERHILLAEDDIDLGTSLKQYLEFNKFKVSWAQNGEEAFDLFRKEAFDICILDVMMPKLDGFSLAKKMVGSNPDIPFLFLTARKTKNDRFKGLRLGADDYIVKPFELEELILRVNNIIRRTLQQQKLTVDTEKTDLIQIGKYTFDFNNLELHLNDSVQPLTEREAQLIYFFSNYRNQLIPREDILTKVWNKKDFFSGRSMDVFISRVRKFFKDDENIKVRRVRGVGLEFQVNEE, encoded by the coding sequence ATGGAAAGACATATTTTATTGGCAGAAGATGATATAGACCTTGGCACTTCCTTAAAGCAATATTTAGAATTTAACAAGTTCAAGGTAAGTTGGGCCCAAAATGGAGAGGAAGCCTTTGATTTGTTTAGAAAAGAAGCCTTTGACATATGCATCTTGGATGTTATGATGCCCAAATTAGACGGCTTTTCTCTTGCAAAAAAAATGGTGGGCAGCAATCCAGATATTCCTTTTTTGTTTCTTACAGCAAGGAAGACTAAAAATGACCGGTTTAAGGGATTGCGTTTGGGAGCTGATGATTACATCGTAAAACCTTTTGAACTGGAAGAGCTCATTTTGAGAGTCAACAACATTATTCGACGTACCCTTCAACAACAAAAATTAACGGTTGACACAGAAAAAACCGATTTAATCCAAATAGGTAAATACACTTTCGATTTCAATAACCTTGAACTCCATTTGAATGACTCTGTGCAACCACTAACAGAGAGAGAAGCTCAATTAATATACTTTTTTTCCAACTACCGCAACCAGCTTATTCCCAGAGAAGATATTCTGACCAAAGTATGGAACAAAAAAGACTTTTTTTCAGGGCGTAGTATGGACGTATTCATTAGCCGCGTCCGAAAGTTTTTTAAGGATGATGAAAATATCAAAGTCCGAAGAGTACGAGGCGTAGGACTGGAGTTTCAAGTAAACGAAGAATAA
- a CDS encoding response regulator transcription factor, with translation MTPRTTILLAEDEAALGQIIKESLETRDFNVLLCPDGEVALSTYNREHPDILVLDVMMPKKDGFTLAKDIRAIDDSIPIIFLTAKSQTQDVVEGFSIGGNDYLKKPFSMEELIVRIHNLLNRSQLQKASKTFQLGKFSFDFPKQTLQYLNEDPIQLTHREAHLLFHLIQNKNKVLDRSVILNKLWGNDDFFSARSMDVFISKLRKKLKEDPDIQILNVRGFGYKLIY, from the coding sequence ATGACTCCTAGAACCACCATACTCCTCGCCGAAGATGAGGCTGCTTTAGGCCAAATCATAAAAGAGAGCCTTGAAACCCGCGATTTTAATGTACTCCTCTGCCCTGATGGGGAAGTTGCCTTAAGCACTTACAATAGAGAGCATCCTGACATTTTAGTTTTGGATGTGATGATGCCCAAAAAGGACGGCTTTACCTTAGCTAAAGACATTAGAGCCATAGACGATAGCATACCTATTATTTTTTTAACTGCTAAATCACAAACCCAAGATGTGGTAGAAGGTTTTTCCATAGGTGGTAACGACTATCTTAAAAAGCCATTCAGTATGGAGGAACTGATTGTACGCATTCATAATTTGCTGAATCGCTCTCAACTTCAAAAAGCCTCAAAAACGTTTCAGTTGGGCAAGTTTAGCTTTGACTTCCCCAAACAGACTTTGCAATACTTAAACGAGGACCCCATACAATTAACCCACAGGGAAGCGCACTTATTATTCCACTTGATACAAAACAAAAACAAGGTTTTGGATCGTTCCGTAATTTTGAACAAACTTTGGGGAAATGATGATTTTTTCAGTGCTAGAAGTATGGATGTATTCATATCCAAACTACGAAAAAAATTAAAGGAGGATCCAGATATACAAATCTTAAATGTACGCGGATTCGGGTATAAGTTAATTTATTAA
- a CDS encoding sensor histidine kinase KdpD: MNDKRYNWILYIIVLVILSTIGIQVYWNYKNYLSNKQQLINEVQISLDNAVDAYYTELAENTTIGFAFNENDQDEFMKDGGAFDSIIKQIDFSTKRYKGLDSLELKSIDGISIFKGKAADSMLSSMNLHKPKMEDHFAKESLNSDVDSTKRKTFEILTSKVVISLSNDSISLPKIDTLFQKELLRKRIDIDYKLTENIDDNDTITVNQLSFTPKNHKLKKLPVLSTTSESSYLPRGNHLTVYFANETAEILQRSLSGILISTVLVLAVISCLFYLLKIIKHQKQLSEVKNDLISNITHEFKTPIATISAAIEGIKNFNIQNDPKKTETYLNISNQQLSKLNTMVEKLLETATLDSDNLPLNKETANITELLQTGINKHQLQLENKTLEFQPNHKDVLANIDVFHFENVLNNLLDNAIKYGGSQIKVSLNQDRNGFNIEISDNGHTITTAHKDQIFEKFYRIPKGNTHDVKGFGIGLYYTKKIIEKHGGSIQLDLTKDWTTFKIHMPNDS; the protein is encoded by the coding sequence ATGAACGATAAACGCTACAATTGGATTTTATATATCATTGTTTTGGTAATACTTAGTACCATAGGAATACAAGTGTACTGGAATTACAAAAACTACCTTTCCAACAAGCAACAATTGATTAATGAGGTACAAATAAGTTTGGATAATGCCGTAGACGCCTATTACACCGAATTGGCAGAAAACACCACAATTGGTTTTGCTTTCAATGAAAACGACCAAGATGAATTTATGAAAGATGGTGGTGCTTTTGACAGTATCATTAAGCAAATTGATTTTTCCACAAAACGATACAAAGGCTTAGATTCTCTTGAATTGAAATCTATTGACGGTATTTCTATTTTTAAGGGAAAGGCTGCCGATTCAATGCTTAGCTCCATGAATCTTCACAAACCAAAAATGGAAGATCATTTTGCCAAAGAGTCCTTAAATAGCGACGTGGATTCCACAAAGCGGAAAACCTTCGAAATACTAACCTCCAAAGTCGTTATTTCCCTGTCCAACGATAGTATTTCACTACCCAAAATAGACACGCTTTTTCAAAAGGAGCTACTTAGAAAGCGCATTGATATTGATTACAAACTCACCGAAAATATTGATGACAATGACACTATAACAGTTAACCAACTCTCGTTTACACCCAAAAACCACAAACTAAAAAAACTTCCTGTTTTAAGCACCACATCGGAATCCTCATACCTACCTAGAGGAAACCACCTCACGGTATATTTTGCCAATGAAACAGCCGAAATACTACAGCGAAGTCTTTCAGGAATCCTCATATCAACGGTCCTAGTTTTAGCTGTTATAAGTTGTCTGTTTTATTTACTAAAAATCATTAAACACCAAAAACAGTTGTCTGAAGTTAAAAATGACTTGATCAGTAATATCACCCATGAATTCAAAACCCCCATAGCAACCATTAGCGCAGCTATTGAAGGCATTAAAAATTTCAACATACAAAACGACCCAAAAAAAACAGAGACCTATCTAAACATTTCCAACCAGCAACTTTCCAAACTCAACACTATGGTAGAAAAGCTATTGGAAACAGCCACTTTGGATAGCGACAACTTACCGCTTAATAAAGAAACTGCCAACATTACAGAACTACTACAAACGGGTATCAACAAACATCAACTTCAGCTTGAAAACAAAACTTTAGAATTCCAACCTAACCATAAAGATGTGTTAGCGAATATAGATGTGTTTCATTTTGAAAATGTGCTCAACAACCTATTGGACAATGCCATTAAATATGGTGGTTCCCAAATAAAGGTATCACTAAACCAAGATCGAAATGGTTTCAATATAGAAATTTCAGACAACGGACATACCATCACCACTGCACATAAAGACCAGATTTTCGAGAAATTCTACCGTATTCCCAAAGGAAATACCCACGATGTAAAAGGCTTTGGTATTGGCCTATACTATACCAAAAAGATTATTGAAAAGCATGGCGGCTCCATTCAGTTGGACCTGACCAAAGACTGGACTACTTTTAAAATCCATATGCCCAATGACTCCTAG
- a CDS encoding GLPGLI family protein, with protein MKSVMKVFAVLLVFSTLANAQDFTGIATYKTKRKIDIQMDSTQMNSEMHQKMMDMLKKQFEKTFILTFNKEESIYKEEEKLGAPQMGGMQMVVVNTGGSDVLYKNTKEERFTNQNDVFGKIFLIKDQLEKEDWQFEADTKNIGEYTCYKATITREQAKLVGGISVNGDKDLSQEKEPEMETVTVTAWYTPQIPVNNGPAKYFGLPGLILEVNDGSETIICSKLVLNPADKVEISEPKKGKEVNQEEFDKIMEKKLKEMEERYSSERGDGHNIEIKIGG; from the coding sequence ATGAAATCAGTTATGAAAGTTTTTGCAGTCTTGTTGGTGTTCTCGACTCTTGCCAATGCGCAAGATTTTACTGGAATTGCTACCTATAAAACCAAGCGTAAAATTGATATTCAGATGGATAGCACCCAAATGAATTCTGAGATGCATCAAAAAATGATGGACATGCTAAAAAAGCAGTTTGAAAAGACCTTTATTTTAACTTTTAATAAAGAAGAGTCCATTTACAAAGAGGAAGAAAAATTGGGAGCGCCGCAAATGGGAGGTATGCAAATGGTTGTGGTAAATACCGGAGGCTCTGATGTGTTGTATAAGAATACAAAAGAAGAACGCTTTACCAATCAAAATGATGTGTTTGGTAAAATTTTCCTAATAAAAGATCAGTTGGAAAAGGAAGATTGGCAATTTGAAGCAGATACTAAAAATATAGGAGAATACACTTGTTATAAGGCTACGATAACAAGAGAGCAGGCCAAGCTTGTTGGGGGAATTAGTGTGAATGGTGATAAAGATTTAAGCCAGGAAAAGGAACCTGAAATGGAAACCGTAACCGTGACGGCTTGGTACACGCCTCAAATTCCGGTTAATAATGGGCCAGCAAAATATTTTGGTTTGCCCGGGTTGATCCTTGAGGTCAATGATGGCTCCGAAACGATTATTTGTAGTAAGCTTGTTTTAAATCCTGCAGATAAGGTTGAGATTTCAGAACCTAAAAAAGGCAAGGAAGTAAATCAGGAAGAGTTTGATAAAATCATGGAGAAGAAACTCAAGGAAATGGAAGAACGCTACAGCAGTGAAAGAGGTGACGGTCATAATATTGAAATTAAAATAGGCGGGTAG
- a CDS encoding GLPGLI family protein, with protein sequence MKSISIQLSLLFVIIMASVANAQEFQGKAIYQSKTTLDMSNFGGGRQFTEEQKKMFSERMKQMLEKTFVLVFNKTESMYKEEEKLDAPGGGSPWRGMMGNFTAGPQYKNVKNGQLLQEQEFFGKQFLIKDELPKLKWKMENETKQIGQYTCFKATAVKKVDEMDFNSMRRRRRDSEEQKEVAKDSLAKNIMDEVEVPKEIVVTAWYTPQIPVNQGPGEFWGLPGLILEVNADRTTILCSKIVLNPDEKETIKTPTKGKEVSRDEYNEIMKSKIEEMREMYGGRRHGGGRRY encoded by the coding sequence ATGAAATCAATTTCTATCCAATTAAGCCTCTTGTTTGTGATTATCATGGCAAGTGTGGCCAATGCACAAGAATTTCAGGGAAAAGCCATTTACCAATCCAAAACTACCCTTGACATGTCCAATTTTGGTGGTGGGAGACAATTTACCGAAGAACAAAAAAAGATGTTTTCCGAACGCATGAAACAAATGTTGGAAAAGACCTTCGTCTTAGTGTTCAACAAAACCGAATCCATGTACAAGGAAGAAGAGAAGCTGGATGCACCGGGTGGTGGTAGCCCTTGGCGGGGGATGATGGGAAATTTTACCGCGGGACCACAGTATAAAAATGTGAAGAACGGTCAATTGCTTCAGGAACAGGAGTTTTTTGGAAAACAGTTTTTAATCAAAGACGAACTGCCCAAGTTGAAGTGGAAAATGGAAAATGAAACCAAACAGATAGGTCAGTATACTTGTTTTAAGGCTACCGCTGTTAAAAAGGTTGATGAAATGGACTTTAACAGTATGCGCCGTCGACGTCGCGATTCCGAAGAGCAAAAAGAAGTAGCTAAGGATAGCCTTGCAAAGAATATCATGGATGAGGTAGAGGTTCCTAAAGAGATTGTTGTTACTGCATGGTATACACCACAAATTCCAGTTAACCAAGGGCCTGGAGAATTCTGGGGCTTACCAGGCTTGATTTTGGAAGTCAATGCCGATCGTACAACAATTCTATGTTCTAAGATTGTATTGAACCCTGATGAAAAGGAGACAATCAAAACACCTACTAAAGGAAAAGAGGTGTCTAGGGATGAATACAATGAAATCATGAAAAGTAAAATTGAGGAAATGCGTGAAATGTACGGGGGAAGACGTCATGGAGGAGGCCGACGTTACTAA
- a CDS encoding TonB-dependent receptor: protein MKKLLFVMLLLATSYSFAQIKVEGVVKDSIGTPLELANVIAINQESNILESFGTTNDKGRFKLNLKANSKYKIQVSYIGMKTHEEIISTQEVDITKNFSLQMDNTLDEVELIYEMPVTVKGDTLIYNADSFKNGTERKLGDVLKKLPGVEVTDEGEIEVEGKKVSKVMVDGKDFFDGDSKLATKNIPSNAVDKVQVLKNYSEVGQLRGVTDNQDNIAINIKLKEGKENFWFGDITGGSGVANDEGLYLVQPKLFYYSPKYSINVIGDLNNIGEVAFTRRDYFNFSGGFRMPSRQSGTNINLGNNNLGFLAMQNNRAKAISTKFGAANFSYSPKKSLDISGFAIFSNTKTELQENNFVQYTNPELGIPDEVTQSNTMQRSDLGMLKLSARYKPNVNNQLDYDILGRMSKESQDQLFNSSVIGNTNQFEETSPYSINQNLNYYYTLNDKNIFALEVQHLLQDEDPFYNAILEDKENYENTANALGMNADQLVYDIAQDKRIKSNQMDAKLDYWNVLSQRSDINFTFGTILSNQKFDSEIFQFLDDGSVFDPTPTFNDGLDTNNTDYNFSDIYLGVHYRFKRGKFTISPGFSTHAYSTKNVQYGDTYKDNFFRVLPDFNMRIQLKKSENINLNYRMQTQFTDVTNLAKGLVLNNYNSIFAGNEALDNAVSHNVNLTYFSFNMFNYTNVFANVSYSKRIDQIRSLSNFESVIRTSSPFNSSFADETASANGRFQRRFGKLQASVNGGLTYFKFAQFIQSQTSVNENYTQNYRAELRTNFREVPNVELSYAYTIQDSDQGDTRAKFYTSTPSVEFDAYIWKCITFRTDFSYTNFSNEDGTINDYKFWNASLSYRKNQDAKLEYELKATNLLDTRSQNESSTSDTSIRASEYYIQPRYVTFRLIYTL from the coding sequence ATGAAAAAACTTTTGTTTGTTATGTTGCTTTTGGCGACAAGCTATTCTTTTGCCCAAATTAAAGTGGAAGGCGTCGTAAAGGATAGTATAGGAACTCCTCTGGAACTGGCTAATGTCATTGCCATTAATCAGGAAAGTAATATTTTGGAGTCCTTTGGTACTACTAACGACAAGGGGCGTTTTAAGCTAAATTTAAAGGCAAATTCCAAGTATAAAATTCAGGTGAGTTATATTGGAATGAAAACTCACGAAGAAATTATTTCAACCCAGGAAGTAGATATTACCAAGAATTTTTCATTGCAAATGGACAATACTTTGGATGAGGTGGAACTGATTTATGAAATGCCCGTAACCGTAAAAGGGGATACGTTGATTTACAATGCCGATTCGTTTAAAAATGGAACAGAACGGAAGTTGGGGGATGTGCTTAAAAAGTTGCCCGGGGTTGAAGTTACCGATGAGGGAGAAATAGAAGTGGAGGGCAAAAAAGTGTCCAAGGTAATGGTTGACGGGAAAGACTTTTTTGATGGTGATTCAAAATTGGCTACTAAAAATATTCCTTCCAATGCGGTGGATAAGGTCCAGGTTTTAAAAAACTATTCCGAAGTGGGACAGCTGAGAGGAGTTACAGACAACCAAGATAATATTGCTATTAACATCAAATTGAAGGAAGGCAAGGAAAACTTTTGGTTTGGAGACATAACTGGAGGTTCGGGGGTTGCCAATGATGAAGGGTTGTATTTGGTGCAGCCCAAACTGTTTTATTACAGCCCTAAATACAGCATTAATGTTATTGGAGATTTAAATAATATTGGAGAAGTAGCTTTTACCAGACGGGACTATTTTAATTTTAGTGGAGGGTTTAGAATGCCCAGTAGGCAAAGTGGTACCAACATAAATTTGGGAAATAACAACTTGGGCTTTTTGGCCATGCAGAATAACAGGGCCAAGGCCATCAGTACCAAGTTTGGGGCGGCCAACTTTAGTTATTCGCCCAAAAAATCATTGGACATAAGTGGTTTTGCTATTTTTTCAAACACTAAAACAGAACTACAGGAAAATAATTTTGTACAATACACAAACCCGGAACTAGGAATTCCTGACGAAGTGACGCAAAGCAATACTATGCAGCGCAGTGATTTGGGGATGTTGAAATTAAGTGCCAGGTATAAGCCTAATGTAAACAATCAGTTGGATTATGATATTTTGGGACGAATGTCCAAAGAGTCGCAAGACCAATTGTTTAATTCTTCTGTAATAGGAAATACCAATCAATTTGAAGAAACCAGTCCATATAGTATTAATCAAAATCTGAATTATTACTACACCTTAAACGATAAAAATATTTTTGCGTTGGAGGTTCAGCATTTGCTTCAAGATGAAGATCCATTTTACAACGCTATTTTGGAGGATAAAGAGAATTATGAGAATACGGCCAATGCCCTTGGGATGAATGCCGATCAGTTGGTATATGACATTGCACAGGACAAGCGTATCAAGTCCAATCAAATGGATGCCAAGTTGGATTATTGGAATGTGTTGAGCCAGAGAAGTGATATCAATTTTACCTTCGGCACGATACTTAGCAATCAAAAGTTCGATTCGGAAATCTTCCAGTTTTTGGATGACGGTTCAGTTTTTGACCCAACGCCAACCTTTAATGACGGATTGGATACCAATAACACCGACTATAATTTTAGTGATATTTATTTGGGGGTGCATTACCGATTCAAACGAGGAAAGTTTACCATTTCACCTGGATTTTCTACTCATGCTTATAGTACAAAAAATGTACAGTATGGAGACACCTATAAAGATAATTTCTTCCGTGTGTTACCAGATTTTAACATGCGCATTCAATTGAAGAAAAGTGAGAATATTAATTTGAATTATAGAATGCAAACCCAGTTTACCGATGTGACCAATTTAGCAAAGGGGCTGGTGTTAAATAACTATAATTCCATTTTTGCAGGCAATGAGGCTTTGGATAATGCAGTGTCCCATAATGTAAACCTGACCTATTTTAGTTTCAACATGTTCAATTACACCAACGTGTTTGCCAATGTAAGTTACAGCAAGCGTATTGATCAAATTAGGAGTTTGTCTAATTTTGAAAGTGTGATCCGTACCAGTTCTCCATTTAACTCGTCTTTTGCGGATGAAACGGCTTCGGCCAATGGACGTTTTCAAAGGCGTTTTGGGAAATTGCAGGCTTCCGTTAATGGAGGGTTGACCTATTTCAAATTTGCACAATTCATTCAGTCGCAAACCTCGGTGAATGAAAACTATACTCAAAATTACAGGGCTGAGTTACGTACCAATTTTAGGGAGGTGCCAAATGTGGAGCTTAGCTATGCCTATACCATTCAAGATAGTGATCAAGGCGATACCAGAGCCAAGTTTTATACCAGTACGCCATCTGTTGAGTTTGATGCCTACATTTGGAAGTGTATTACTTTTAGAACCGATTTTTCTTATACCAATTTCAGTAATGAAGATGGTACCATAAATGATTATAAGTTCTGGAATGCGTCTTTGTCCTATCGAAAAAATCAGGACGCTAAATTGGAGTATGAGCTAAAAGCTACCAACTTATTGGATACCAGATCGCAAAATGAAAGCAGTACCAGTGATACCAGTATCAGGGCCAGTGAGTATTATATTCAACCACGGTATGTTACGTTTAGATTGATTTATACCTTGTAG
- a CDS encoding universal stress protein, with the protein MKNILLPTDFSENSWNAIKYALQLFENETCKFYLLHTYTPPIYQMDYALLIPDNLSMVDTARTKAVEGLNNFVERIHKEFPNSKHTIEYQAIFNTLIQEIIIFTRQKEIDYIVMGTKGASGTKGILFGSNTVHVFKSVKCPVLAIPENFTFETPHEVLFPTDYSIQYKEIQLKPIRDILSAHSSRINILNVEPDIGLSDWQESNKAILDDYFKNMAHIFHSLSDLTVVEAIAKFQVKAKINLLVMINNKHSFFENLFFKSNINQIGFNLKVPFLLIPSKM; encoded by the coding sequence ATGAAAAATATACTCCTACCCACCGATTTTTCTGAGAATTCTTGGAATGCCATCAAATATGCTTTGCAGCTATTTGAGAATGAAACTTGTAAATTTTATTTACTCCATACCTATACACCGCCAATTTATCAAATGGATTATGCTTTACTGATTCCTGATAATTTAAGCATGGTAGATACCGCTAGAACTAAAGCTGTAGAGGGGTTGAATAATTTTGTGGAACGCATACATAAAGAATTTCCAAATTCCAAACACACCATTGAGTATCAAGCTATATTTAATACCTTGATTCAGGAAATCATCATATTTACTAGACAAAAGGAGATAGATTATATAGTGATGGGGACCAAAGGTGCATCTGGAACTAAAGGGATTTTATTTGGTTCCAATACGGTACATGTCTTTAAAAGTGTAAAATGTCCAGTGTTGGCCATTCCTGAAAATTTTACTTTTGAAACGCCACACGAAGTGTTGTTTCCAACGGATTACTCAATTCAATACAAAGAAATTCAATTAAAGCCTATTCGCGATATTTTGTCGGCACATAGTTCTCGCATTAATATTTTAAATGTAGAGCCAGATATAGGTTTATCTGACTGGCAAGAAAGCAACAAGGCAATTCTAGATGATTACTTTAAAAACATGGCTCATATATTCCATAGTTTGAGTGACTTGACAGTTGTAGAGGCTATTGCAAAATTTCAGGTTAAGGCCAAAATTAATTTGCTGGTCATGATTAATAATAAGCACTCCTTTTTTGAAAACTTGTTTTTCAAATCCAATATCAATCAAATAGGGTTCAATCTTAAAGTTCCATTTTTATTGATCCCTTCAAAAATGTAA
- a CDS encoding exodeoxyribonuclease III, whose protein sequence is MKIVSWNVNGVRAILNKGFKESVETIAPDILCLQETKAQDSEVRKALDGFKEYTLHCNSASKKGYSGSALLVKQLPLSVTNDIGVEEHDDEGRVQCAEYGDFYLVNVYVPNSGQKLDRLEYRKQWDKDFLKYLKDLESKKPVIVCGDFNVAHQPMDLKNDKANYNKTAGYTQIEIDGMDAFIAAGFVDVFRELHPDEVAYTYWSYRFKARERNVGWRIDYFLVSKVLLDRVKSVTIFNDVYGSDHCPVQLEIEL, encoded by the coding sequence ATGAAAATTGTTTCCTGGAATGTTAATGGTGTTAGAGCTATATTAAATAAGGGGTTTAAAGAATCTGTAGAGACTATAGCACCTGATATACTGTGCCTGCAGGAAACTAAGGCGCAAGATAGTGAGGTGCGCAAGGCTTTGGATGGATTTAAGGAGTATACGCTACATTGTAATTCGGCTAGTAAAAAGGGGTATTCAGGAAGTGCTTTATTGGTAAAGCAATTGCCGTTGTCCGTAACAAATGATATTGGAGTAGAGGAACATGATGATGAAGGGCGTGTACAGTGTGCGGAATATGGGGATTTTTATTTGGTGAATGTATATGTACCCAATTCGGGGCAAAAATTGGATAGGTTGGAGTATCGAAAACAGTGGGACAAAGATTTTCTGAAGTATTTAAAAGATTTGGAAAGCAAGAAGCCAGTTATAGTTTGTGGCGATTTTAATGTGGCGCATCAACCAATGGATCTAAAAAACGACAAAGCCAATTATAACAAAACAGCAGGGTATACTCAAATTGAAATTGATGGTATGGATGCTTTTATAGCTGCTGGTTTTGTAGATGTGTTTAGGGAGTTGCATCCAGATGAAGTTGCCTATACTTATTGGAGTTACCGTTTTAAGGCAAGAGAACGTAATGTGGGGTGGCGGATTGATTATTTTTTGGTGAGTAAGGTTTTGCTCGATAGGGTTAAATCTGTAACCATTTTTAATGACGTTTATGGTTCAGACCATTGCCCAGTGCAGTTGGAAATAGAACTGTAG